A window of the Lactobacillus amylovorus DSM 20531 genome harbors these coding sequences:
- a CDS encoding YigZ family protein → MSEKENFLTIKENGSGELIIKKSRFIASIARTNSVEEANAFIQEISKKYRDATHNTFAYTIGLNDDQVKECDNGEPSGTAGVPELKALQLMKLKNVTVVVTRYFGGIKLGAGGLIRAYSNSVTNAVEKVGVIKRVLQQELLFSVPYNRFDEVDHYLKTNDVFIADTEYGVDVKIHIFLDDDDQEKTKTDLTNLLSGQIEFTKGQKRYNEIPVKDNNFHEQ, encoded by the coding sequence TTGTCAGAAAAAGAAAATTTTTTAACTATTAAAGAAAACGGCAGCGGCGAATTGATCATTAAAAAGAGTAGATTTATTGCCAGCATTGCTAGAACCAATTCCGTTGAAGAAGCAAATGCTTTTATTCAAGAAATTTCGAAGAAATATCGCGATGCTACCCACAATACCTTTGCTTACACGATCGGTTTAAACGACGATCAAGTCAAAGAATGTGATAACGGTGAACCTTCCGGTACCGCTGGTGTTCCTGAATTAAAAGCATTGCAGCTGATGAAGCTAAAGAACGTTACCGTAGTCGTCACCAGATATTTTGGCGGCATTAAATTAGGTGCGGGCGGCTTAATTCGTGCATATTCTAACAGCGTAACTAATGCTGTAGAAAAAGTTGGTGTAATTAAACGCGTACTGCAACAAGAATTACTTTTTAGCGTTCCTTATAACCGCTTTGACGAGGTAGATCATTATCTAAAAACCAATGACGTCTTTATTGCCGATACTGAATATGGCGTAGATGTAAAAATTCATATTTTCTTAGATGATGACGATCAAGAAAAAACTAAGACTGATCTGACTAACTTATTATCTGGTCAAATTGAATTTACTAAGGGACAAAAACGCTACAATGAAATTCCTGTCAAAGATAATAATTTCCATGAGCAATAA